The following coding sequences lie in one Caproicibacterium argilliputei genomic window:
- a CDS encoding DHH family phosphoesterase yields the protein MRKRIWSASPVFFILSGAMLLMACLSWQYNHILFFVELGLTGVSVLTVSIAVAQFKSYVAVSVKAASRVLSAEDTEALQDFTMPVVLVGASGEIIWVNRSFLQRVSSEHEVRGENVQRLIYPRTIEQIVAAAGTDITVDGRQYSVFGAAVESGTILYFVDDTYYKEVNREYTESRPVVCLAFFDNREELARDASSSEDSRIASEVEDVLCKWAQQMDGFSKRLSGGRYLIMSDEHHVREAMERRFEVLDKVREIKTADNRSATLSMGIARGAGSLQEAEDWARKALDMALGRGGDQVALKQKDETYEFFGGLSKGVEKHDKVRTRVIAATLSDHIRQSDGVLIMGHKFGDLDCIGAAVGMWSAVTNALHRPARVVVNRDQCMARALIEHMERNGEKEIFISPEEALPLMTSHSLLVVVDTHNPDVVESRELLAQSQRTVVIDHHRMMVRHIENALVFYHEPYASSASELVAELVQYIGDAALTRPDAEALLAGIMLDTKNFVLKTGVRTFEAAAYLRRRGADTVEVKRLFADNIETYKAKYRIVSSAQIHNGCAVTYVEKEFPDIRLSCAQAADELLSIQGVKASYVVFPASGMVNISARSMGDMNVQLVMEKMGGGGHLSMAGAQLSGMTVEQVRDKLMQVLSTGVGQPEKK from the coding sequence GTGAGAAAAAGAATCTGGTCCGCTTCGCCGGTGTTTTTCATTCTATCGGGAGCCATGCTCCTGATGGCCTGCCTCTCCTGGCAGTACAATCATATTCTCTTTTTTGTGGAGCTGGGGCTTACCGGTGTTTCTGTTCTGACGGTTTCCATTGCGGTGGCACAGTTCAAAAGTTACGTTGCGGTGTCGGTCAAAGCGGCCAGCAGGGTGCTTTCCGCAGAAGATACGGAAGCGCTGCAGGACTTTACCATGCCGGTCGTCCTGGTGGGAGCCTCGGGGGAAATCATCTGGGTCAACCGGTCATTTTTACAGCGGGTTTCGTCAGAACATGAAGTGCGCGGCGAAAATGTGCAGCGGCTGATTTACCCCCGCACCATCGAGCAGATTGTTGCCGCCGCCGGAACGGACATTACGGTGGACGGCCGCCAGTATTCCGTGTTCGGCGCGGCAGTGGAAAGCGGCACCATCCTGTACTTCGTGGATGATACGTACTATAAGGAAGTCAATCGGGAGTACACAGAAAGTCGGCCGGTCGTGTGTCTTGCCTTCTTTGATAACCGGGAGGAGCTTGCCCGCGACGCAAGCAGCAGCGAAGACAGCCGCATTGCTTCCGAAGTGGAGGACGTGCTCTGCAAATGGGCACAGCAAATGGATGGATTTTCCAAACGGCTTTCCGGTGGGCGCTATCTGATTATGTCAGATGAGCACCATGTGCGCGAAGCGATGGAGCGCCGGTTTGAGGTGTTGGATAAAGTGCGGGAGATCAAAACTGCAGACAACCGCAGTGCCACACTCTCGATGGGCATTGCACGCGGAGCCGGTTCCCTGCAAGAAGCGGAGGATTGGGCGCGCAAGGCGCTGGACATGGCGCTGGGGCGCGGCGGCGACCAGGTTGCACTCAAACAGAAAGATGAAACCTATGAGTTTTTCGGCGGTCTTTCCAAAGGTGTGGAAAAGCACGACAAGGTGCGTACCCGCGTAATTGCCGCCACACTTTCCGACCATATCCGTCAGAGCGACGGCGTGCTGATTATGGGGCACAAATTCGGGGATTTAGATTGCATCGGTGCTGCCGTGGGAATGTGGAGCGCTGTCACAAATGCTCTGCACCGCCCGGCGCGGGTAGTCGTGAACCGCGACCAGTGCATGGCGCGCGCGTTGATTGAGCATATGGAGCGCAACGGCGAAAAGGAAATTTTTATTTCTCCGGAAGAGGCGCTGCCACTGATGACTTCCCATTCCCTTCTGGTGGTGGTAGATACGCATAATCCGGATGTGGTGGAAAGCCGCGAGCTGCTTGCACAGTCGCAGCGCACGGTGGTCATCGACCACCACCGCATGATGGTGCGGCACATTGAAAACGCGCTGGTGTTTTATCACGAACCCTATGCAAGTTCCGCTTCGGAGTTGGTGGCGGAACTGGTACAATACATAGGGGATGCCGCGCTGACCCGGCCGGATGCGGAAGCACTGCTGGCAGGCATTATGCTGGATACGAAGAACTTTGTGCTCAAAACCGGCGTGCGCACATTTGAGGCTGCCGCTTATCTGCGCCGACGCGGTGCGGACACGGTGGAGGTCAAACGCCTGTTTGCCGATAACATCGAAACGTACAAAGCAAAGTACCGTATTGTTTCCAGTGCGCAGATTCACAACGGCTGCGCCGTCACCTATGTGGAAAAAGAATTTCCGGATATCCGGTTGAGCTGCGCGCAGGCGGCAGATGAGTTGCTGTCGATTCAGGGCGTTAAGGCTTCCTATGTGGTTTTCCCCGCCAGTGGCATGGTAAATATCTCCGCCCGCAGCATGGGGGATATGAATGTGCAGCTGGTCATGGAGAAAATGGGCGGCGGCGGTCACCTTTCTATGGCAGGGGCACAGCTTTCCGGTATGACAGTGGAGCAGGTGCGCGACAAGCTGATGCAAGTGCTTTCCACCGGTGTCGGGCAGCCGGAAAAGAAATGA
- the rplI gene encoding 50S ribosomal protein L9, whose product MKVVLLQDVKAHGKKGELVTVSEGYARNFLLPRGLAKEANAQAMNELKNAEESKAYKIKMETEAAQAAAAKLEGKSVNMTAKAGQGGKLFGSVTPKEIAAAVQRQFGVLVDKRKIVLDTEIKAFGSYRCEVKLYNGISAHITAVVTEA is encoded by the coding sequence ATGAAAGTCGTATTACTGCAGGACGTAAAGGCGCACGGCAAAAAAGGGGAACTGGTAACAGTCAGCGAGGGGTACGCCCGCAACTTCCTGCTGCCGCGCGGTCTGGCAAAAGAAGCAAACGCACAGGCAATGAATGAACTGAAAAATGCGGAAGAATCCAAGGCTTATAAGATAAAAATGGAAACCGAAGCGGCGCAGGCCGCAGCTGCCAAGCTGGAAGGAAAAAGCGTGAATATGACGGCGAAGGCCGGTCAGGGCGGCAAGCTTTTCGGTTCTGTCACACCGAAAGAGATTGCGGCCGCCGTTCAGCGGCAGTTCGGTGTTTTGGTCGATAAACGCAAGATTGTCCTTGATACAGAAATCAAGGCGTTTGGTTCTTACCGTTGTGAAGTCAAGCTTTACAATGGAATTTCCGCGCACATAACAGCTGTTGTAACAGAAGCTTAA
- the dnaB gene encoding replicative DNA helicase, protein MADALSAYSGASLPFDLEAEQAVLGAILLDASCLDTVMEVLPASAYFYQSNHAVIYDAMLEMSSEGLPIDFVTLLSRLRRTPGFDENDGKSYLVELAQIVPSISNVETYARIVRDKYDIRTLIVTAREILETASEGAQEAPVLLDAAEQKIFDIRRGQNMQGLQRIDQTLIETFDRLDNITSQEGEQYRGIPTGIRALDDTITGLNRTDLVLLAARPGMGKTSFALNIARHAAVTCHKRVAFFSLEMTREQLASRLLSTEAQVGGVKLRTGKLVDDEWERLVEAGDVLSKADMYFDDNSAITVPEMKAKLRRLRNVDLVVIDYLQLMSGGKIENRVQEISAITRNLKIMAKELNVPVLCLSQLSRESEKRNTHRPMLSDLRDSGSIEQDADIVLFLYREGYYANTGDNAGPAPDEDQNSGECIVAKNRHGETRTVPLHWQGEFMRFTAQELVRQEP, encoded by the coding sequence GTGGCTGATGCGCTTTCCGCTTACAGCGGCGCCAGCCTGCCGTTTGATTTAGAGGCGGAGCAGGCAGTTTTAGGGGCTATTCTGCTGGACGCATCCTGTTTAGATACCGTGATGGAAGTTTTGCCGGCTTCGGCGTACTTTTATCAAAGCAACCACGCGGTTATTTATGATGCAATGCTGGAAATGTCCAGCGAGGGGCTGCCTATTGACTTTGTCACACTGCTCAGCCGTTTGCGCCGGACACCCGGTTTCGATGAAAATGACGGCAAAAGCTACTTGGTCGAGCTGGCACAGATTGTGCCGTCCATTTCGAACGTGGAAACATACGCGCGGATTGTGCGCGATAAATACGATATCCGCACACTAATTGTCACAGCACGCGAGATTTTGGAAACGGCATCGGAAGGTGCACAGGAGGCGCCGGTGCTTCTGGATGCTGCGGAGCAGAAAATATTTGACATCCGCCGCGGGCAGAATATGCAGGGGCTGCAGCGCATTGACCAGACGCTGATTGAAACTTTTGACCGTCTGGACAACATTACTTCCCAAGAAGGCGAGCAGTATCGCGGCATTCCAACGGGCATTCGCGCACTGGATGACACAATCACTGGCCTGAACCGAACGGATCTGGTTCTGCTGGCGGCGCGTCCTGGCATGGGCAAAACCAGCTTTGCGCTGAACATTGCCCGCCACGCGGCGGTCACCTGCCACAAACGAGTGGCTTTTTTCTCCTTGGAAATGACGCGGGAGCAGCTTGCTTCCCGTTTGCTTTCCACAGAAGCACAGGTGGGCGGCGTGAAGCTGCGCACAGGCAAACTGGTGGACGATGAGTGGGAACGGCTAGTTGAGGCAGGCGATGTGCTGAGCAAAGCGGATATGTACTTTGACGACAACTCCGCAATTACGGTGCCGGAAATGAAGGCCAAGCTGCGCCGCCTGCGGAATGTGGATTTGGTCGTCATTGACTACCTGCAGCTGATGTCCGGCGGAAAAATTGAGAACCGTGTGCAGGAGATTTCCGCGATTACACGAAACCTGAAAATCATGGCAAAGGAACTGAATGTGCCGGTGCTGTGTCTATCACAGCTTTCCCGTGAAAGTGAGAAGCGTAACACCCACCGCCCAATGCTGAGCGACTTGCGTGACTCCGGTTCTATTGAACAGGATGCGGATATCGTGCTGTTTCTGTACCGCGAAGGGTACTACGCCAATACCGGTGACAATGCGGGGCCGGCGCCGGATGAAGATCAAAACAGCGGTGAGTGTATCGTTGCCAAAAACCGTCATGGCGAAACACGCACGGTGCCGCTGCACTGGCAGGGAGAGTTCATGCGTTTTACCGCGCAGGAACTGGTGCGGCAGGAGCCGTAA
- the tilS gene encoding tRNA lysidine(34) synthetase TilS has translation MEQQSMDSLVFHTLSQHRMLRPGMVVVTGFSGGADSTALLHWLAAHAEKLEVQVLAAHVNHGLRGAEAVRDEQAVRHFCAERQIPLRVLRADVRAEARKTGEGLEECGRRLRYAFFYEICRQYPNACIATAHTLSDCAETVLLNLARGAGAAGLAGIPPVRGKIIRPLLAVSRAQTEAYCRENGLAFVTDSSNADLTFARNRVRALVVPQLRQVNPAFERAAGRAAETLREDEACLREFARQALEQAACHGGWRAEVLAKQPRAVRMRALSLAAEAAGAGRLSCKHLDALDTLLRHGGGCTLPGACCARVEQGVLLFPQAAQGYRLPLQVPQTALPDGRVLCVSVLSRTAYEQEKRKLSFSNCLNYGTITSDTVVRTRKSGDFFHPAGRNGTKSLKKLLNEQHIPASLRGRLAMLADSSGILWIEGCGPSEKAKVTPAAQQIAVVTMKECLKNGEPDAR, from the coding sequence ATGGAACAGCAGAGCATGGACAGCCTGGTTTTTCACACCCTGTCGCAGCACCGGATGCTGCGGCCGGGTATGGTTGTGGTGACCGGATTTTCCGGCGGCGCGGACTCAACCGCGCTGCTGCACTGGTTGGCGGCGCATGCGGAAAAGCTGGAAGTGCAGGTGCTGGCAGCCCATGTTAACCACGGTCTGCGCGGCGCGGAGGCGGTGCGTGACGAGCAGGCTGTGCGCCATTTTTGCGCCGAGCGACAGATTCCGCTGCGGGTGCTGCGCGCGGACGTGCGTGCCGAAGCGCGGAAAACGGGAGAAGGACTCGAAGAGTGCGGCCGCCGTCTGCGGTACGCATTTTTTTATGAGATTTGCAGACAATATCCGAATGCGTGCATTGCGACTGCACACACGCTTTCCGACTGTGCGGAAACGGTTCTGCTCAATCTGGCGCGTGGCGCGGGGGCGGCGGGGCTTGCAGGGATTCCGCCGGTGCGCGGAAAAATCATCCGGCCGCTGCTCGCTGTCAGCCGCGCGCAAACAGAGGCTTACTGCCGGGAAAACGGCCTTGCGTTTGTGACGGACAGCAGCAATGCTGACCTGACCTTTGCACGCAATCGGGTGCGTGCGTTGGTGGTACCACAGCTGCGGCAGGTAAATCCCGCCTTTGAGCGCGCGGCTGGTCGTGCCGCAGAAACCCTGCGGGAAGACGAGGCGTGCCTGCGCGAATTTGCGCGGCAGGCACTGGAACAGGCTGCGTGCCATGGCGGTTGGCGAGCAGAGGTGCTCGCAAAGCAGCCTCGTGCTGTGCGGATGCGCGCGCTCAGTCTTGCGGCAGAGGCGGCAGGAGCGGGCAGACTTTCCTGTAAGCATTTGGACGCACTGGACACGCTTCTGCGGCACGGTGGCGGTTGCACGCTGCCAGGGGCGTGCTGCGCCCGTGTGGAGCAGGGGGTTCTGCTTTTTCCGCAGGCAGCGCAGGGGTATCGGCTGCCCTTGCAGGTGCCCCAGACGGCACTGCCAGACGGTCGTGTGCTGTGTGTTTCGGTGCTCAGCCGCACTGCCTATGAACAGGAAAAACGCAAATTATCCTTTTCTAATTGTTTGAATTATGGTACAATAACTTCTGATACCGTTGTTAGAACACGCAAAAGCGGGGACTTTTTTCATCCGGCAGGCAGAAACGGCACAAAATCGTTGAAAAAACTGCTGAATGAGCAGCACATTCCTGCTTCCCTGCGGGGTCGGCTTGCCATGTTGGCAGACAGCAGCGGAATTTTGTGGATTGAGGGCTGCGGCCCCAGCGAAAAGGCAAAAGTGACACCGGCGGCGCAGCAGATCGCGGTGGTTACAATGAAGGAGTGCTTAAAAAATGGAGAACCAGATGCTCGGTGA
- the hpt gene encoding hypoxanthine phosphoribosyltransferase yields MLGDIEKVLFSEEQLAEIVERIGEQISEDYQGKNLLLVSVLKGSVVFMADLMRAIKVPCEVDFMSVSSYGNGTKTSGIVKITKDLDINLEGYDLLVVEDILDSGLTLSYILEMMQARNPKSIRLCTLFDKPERRTVNVKADYVGAVVPDDFIVGYGLDYAQKYRNLPFVGVLKPEVYGG; encoded by the coding sequence ATGCTCGGTGATATCGAGAAAGTATTGTTCAGCGAGGAGCAGCTCGCGGAAATTGTGGAGCGCATCGGAGAGCAGATCAGTGAGGATTATCAGGGCAAAAACTTGCTGCTGGTCAGCGTGCTGAAAGGCTCTGTGGTTTTTATGGCCGATTTGATGCGTGCCATCAAGGTTCCCTGCGAAGTGGACTTTATGTCTGTTTCCAGCTACGGAAACGGCACGAAAACTTCCGGCATCGTCAAAATCACCAAAGATTTGGACATCAACTTAGAGGGATACGACCTTTTGGTTGTGGAAGATATTTTGGACAGCGGCCTGACGTTAAGCTACATACTGGAAATGATGCAGGCACGCAATCCGAAGAGCATCCGCCTGTGCACGCTGTTTGACAAACCCGAGCGGCGCACAGTGAATGTAAAGGCAGACTATGTCGGCGCGGTTGTGCCGGATGATTTTATTGTCGGCTACGGCTTGGATTATGCCCAGAAGTACCGCAACCTGCCCTTTGTGGGGGTCCTCAAGCCGGAAGTTTACGGCGGTTAA
- the ftsH gene encoding ATP-dependent zinc metalloprotease FtsH: MDNKKSIRNLILAIAIPSFLMILLTVLFGGTATPTKSYNFSDIINYFEQEQVSEYSLDFGTGEMTIKLKGETDAISFVAPNSQYMQERLDPYVAQYNKDHSSSHMVQKLQRPRETNWLISMLPFIGTLAVMLLIAYLMMRKVNTGLGDAGKQMNFGKAKVKNLEDEKRKTTFADVAGADEEKEELQEIVEFLKNPRKYNELGARIPKGVLLVGPPGTGKTLLARAVAGEAGVPFFSISGSDFVEMFVGVGASRVRDLFEQAKKNSPCIVFIDEIDAVGRQRGAGLGGGHDEREQTLNQLLVEMDGFGANEGVIMIAATNRPDILDPALMRPGRFDRQVMVGYPDIQGREAILHVHARGKPLAPDVNLKTIAGSTAGFTGADLENLLNEAALLTARRSKKAITMQEIEEATIKVVVGTEKKSHVMSDREKKLTAYHEGGHAVATYFCPTQDPVHQISIIPRGMAGGFTMQIPTEDRSYKSKKEMEEDLVVMLGGRVSESLTMDDISTGASNDIERATKLARSMVTKYGMSSALGPITYGRDESEPFLGRDMGHVRDYSEETAAAIDKEIKNIMTAAYDRTESILREHMDKLHEVARYLFLHEKMSGEEFQKVMQNRMDGEGRELPQPPAAEPLPEA, translated from the coding sequence TTGGATAACAAAAAATCGATACGCAACCTGATTTTAGCCATCGCAATTCCGTCTTTCCTGATGATTCTGCTGACGGTACTGTTTGGTGGTACGGCAACACCCACAAAATCCTATAACTTTTCGGATATCATCAATTATTTTGAGCAGGAACAGGTATCGGAATATTCCCTGGACTTCGGTACCGGGGAAATGACCATCAAGCTGAAAGGGGAAACGGACGCCATTTCCTTTGTTGCGCCGAATTCTCAGTATATGCAGGAGCGGCTGGATCCTTATGTAGCGCAGTACAACAAAGACCATTCTTCAAGCCACATGGTTCAGAAACTGCAGCGGCCGCGCGAAACCAACTGGCTGATTTCCATGCTGCCGTTTATCGGCACATTGGCGGTTATGCTGCTGATTGCATATCTGATGATGCGCAAGGTCAACACCGGGCTTGGCGATGCCGGCAAGCAGATGAATTTCGGCAAAGCCAAGGTTAAAAATCTGGAAGATGAAAAGCGCAAAACAACCTTTGCAGATGTGGCCGGCGCGGACGAAGAAAAGGAAGAACTGCAGGAAATTGTAGAATTTTTAAAGAACCCCAGAAAATACAATGAATTGGGTGCGCGTATTCCCAAGGGCGTACTGCTTGTCGGCCCTCCCGGCACCGGTAAAACCCTGCTGGCGCGTGCAGTCGCCGGGGAAGCAGGCGTACCGTTTTTCTCCATTTCCGGTTCGGATTTTGTGGAGATGTTCGTCGGTGTGGGCGCTTCCCGTGTGCGTGACCTGTTCGAGCAGGCCAAAAAGAACAGTCCCTGCATCGTTTTCATTGATGAGATCGACGCGGTGGGCCGTCAGCGCGGCGCCGGTTTGGGCGGCGGGCATGATGAGCGCGAGCAGACGCTGAACCAGTTGCTGGTTGAGATGGACGGTTTCGGCGCCAACGAAGGCGTCATCATGATTGCTGCGACTAACCGGCCGGATATTCTGGACCCGGCGCTGATGCGTCCCGGTCGTTTTGACCGCCAGGTCATGGTGGGCTATCCGGACATTCAGGGCCGCGAGGCAATCCTGCACGTGCACGCGCGCGGGAAACCGCTTGCGCCGGATGTGAACCTGAAAACGATTGCCGGCTCTACGGCGGGCTTTACCGGCGCGGATTTGGAAAACCTGCTGAACGAAGCGGCGCTGCTCACAGCGCGCAGAAGCAAAAAAGCGATTACCATGCAGGAAATCGAGGAAGCAACCATCAAGGTTGTAGTCGGCACAGAAAAAAAGAGCCATGTGATGAGCGACCGTGAAAAGAAACTCACTGCCTATCACGAGGGCGGTCACGCCGTGGCAACGTACTTCTGCCCGACACAGGACCCCGTGCACCAAATCAGTATTATTCCGCGCGGCATGGCGGGCGGATTTACCATGCAGATTCCCACGGAGGATCGCTCTTACAAATCCAAAAAGGAAATGGAAGAGGACTTGGTTGTTATGCTTGGCGGGCGGGTGTCCGAATCCCTGACCATGGACGATATTTCCACTGGCGCCAGCAATGATATTGAGCGTGCCACCAAATTGGCGCGTTCCATGGTGACGAAATACGGAATGTCGTCGGCGCTTGGGCCGATTACGTACGGGCGCGATGAAAGCGAACCATTCCTTGGCCGCGATATGGGTCATGTGCGCGATTACTCCGAGGAAACCGCCGCGGCAATCGACAAGGAAATTAAGAATATCATGACCGCTGCTTATGACCGCACAGAGAGCATTCTGCGGGAGCATATGGATAAGCTGCACGAAGTGGCACGCTACCTGTTCCTGCATGAAAAGATGAGCGGCGAGGAGTTCCAGAAAGTCATGCAGAACCGCATGGACGGCGAGGGGCGGGAGCTGCCGCAGCCGCCCGCTGCAGAGCCGCTGCCGGAAGCGTAG